The following coding sequences are from one Leptolyngbya sp. NIES-3755 window:
- a CDS encoding hypothetical protein (similar to AA sequence:cyanobase_aa:MAE19760), giving the protein MLVETEGKPYPNSNGNHTMNMFNFGNRIRLLLIVILFLGTLTITSLRAIMSTANAQVNKPTIVFVHGAFAESSSWNGVLTKLITKGYPTVAVANPLRGVKSDADYVASALKDINGPIVLVGHSYGGSVITNAVNGNRNVKALVYVAGFAPDAGETAIELSGRYPGSTLGPTLAPPVELPDGGKDLYIQQDKFHAQFAADVPANDAQLMASTQRPIMEAALNEASGAPAWKSTPSWFIYGDLDLNIPPAALSFMANRANSKETVVVKGASHVLMVSHSDAVAKLIDRAATA; this is encoded by the coding sequence ATGCTCGTTGAAACAGAAGGAAAGCCCTACCCAAATTCAAATGGAAATCACACTATGAACATGTTCAACTTCGGGAACAGAATCCGCCTGCTTCTGATTGTCATTCTCTTTTTAGGAACGCTTACCATCACTTCTCTAAGAGCTATCATGAGTACTGCAAATGCACAAGTCAACAAGCCCACGATCGTGTTCGTTCATGGTGCGTTCGCCGAGTCTTCGAGTTGGAACGGTGTATTGACGAAGCTCATCACGAAAGGTTATCCGACGGTTGCTGTGGCGAATCCTCTGCGCGGCGTTAAGAGCGACGCAGATTATGTTGCTAGCGCCCTGAAAGACATCAACGGACCGATCGTGCTGGTTGGGCATTCTTACGGAGGCTCAGTCATTACCAATGCTGTCAATGGTAACAGGAACGTGAAAGCACTGGTCTACGTTGCTGGCTTCGCTCCTGATGCGGGCGAAACTGCCATTGAACTCTCAGGACGTTATCCGGGCAGCACACTCGGACCAACACTCGCACCCCCCGTTGAACTGCCTGATGGTGGTAAAGACCTCTACATTCAGCAGGACAAGTTCCACGCTCAGTTTGCTGCGGATGTGCCCGCTAACGACGCGCAACTGATGGCTAGCACCCAGCGTCCGATTATGGAAGCCGCGCTGAACGAAGCCTCCGGTGCGCCCGCATGGAAATCTACCCCGTCCTGGTTTATTTATGGCGATCTCGACTTGAACATTCCTCCAGCGGCACTGTCTTTCATGGCGAACCGCGCTAACTCAAAAGAGACCGTTGTTGTGAAGGGCGCGTCCCATGTCTTGATGGTTTCCCATTCAGATGCCGTTGCCAAACTCATCGATCGTGCTGCAACGGCGTAA
- a CDS encoding putative NAD(P)H quinone reductase (similar to AA sequence:cyanobase_aa:RPA4746): protein MKVLIVLAHPESKSFNGAMFQTAIDTFKDSGHDVQYSDLHTMRFDPVSDRRNFTFVKDPDYFKQQLEEMYATEVGGFIPEIEAEIQKLEWCDLMIWQFPLWWFSVPAILKGWVDRVFVMGRVYGNGHIYETGRFRGKQAMLSLTTGSTEEDYLAGGFNGDIHAILRPIQRGMLQFAGFDVLAPQIVYAPVRHTDAVRQRILNDFSQRLRTIERELPIAVGQY from the coding sequence ATGAAAGTTTTGATTGTTCTTGCACACCCAGAGTCGAAAAGCTTTAACGGAGCAATGTTTCAGACTGCAATTGACACGTTCAAAGACTCTGGGCATGATGTTCAATATTCAGATCTCCATACCATGAGATTTGACCCTGTATCCGATCGCCGCAACTTTACGTTTGTCAAAGATCCTGACTACTTTAAGCAGCAACTTGAAGAGATGTATGCAACTGAAGTTGGAGGATTCATTCCAGAAATTGAAGCTGAGATCCAAAAACTGGAATGGTGCGATCTGATGATTTGGCAATTCCCTTTGTGGTGGTTCAGTGTCCCTGCAATTTTGAAGGGGTGGGTCGATCGCGTCTTTGTTATGGGGCGTGTTTACGGTAATGGACATATTTATGAAACGGGCAGATTTCGAGGTAAGCAAGCAATGCTCTCGTTGACCACAGGTAGCACAGAAGAGGACTATCTTGCAGGCGGTTTTAACGGTGATATCCATGCTATTCTGCGCCCAATTCAGCGAGGGATGCTGCAATTCGCTGGTTTTGACGTTCTTGCTCCGCAGATTGTTTATGCCCCCGTTCGCCACACAGATGCAGTTCGTCAACGTATCTTGAATGATTTTTCGCAACGATTGCGAACCATTGAACGTGAGTTGCCGATCGCCGTAGGTCAGTATTGA
- a CDS encoding FAD linked oxidase domain protein (similar to AA sequence:cyanobase_aa:Cyan7425_1864), translating to MTTTYRHSAAFNDLAALLTGQLVLPEDADYEQVRQLFNGRVKTQPAAIARCLTVQDVIHTIRWTRSHNLPLSVRGAGHEIFGRSLVENGVVIDLSQMKAVTVDPNKRVAQIQAGATASDLIEAAQKYGLATVTGTISSVGMTGLTLGGGYGSLNGAYGLAADNLLSAQVVTADGQLITANEEENADLLWGLRGGGGNFGVVVSLEFRLHPLTTVLSGLLLYPLEQARTVLHRFNEFIATAPDELTIRSGFIQTPDGQTVLFLSPTYCGSLEMGEQAIASLRTFGTVLLDQMQPVSYHELIHSNDAFSPKGRHGYLQTQSLDGLQTETIEALIEQGLPLPSPFSAINIHHFHGAASRVGVSETAFALRQDHLMVELIAAWESQDDEQRSIQWAQNLSQALEGVMHFC from the coding sequence ATGACAACTACATACCGTCACAGTGCTGCCTTCAACGATCTCGCAGCACTGCTCACAGGACAGCTTGTTCTGCCTGAAGATGCTGATTATGAACAGGTGCGTCAACTCTTCAATGGCAGGGTGAAGACACAACCCGCTGCGATCGCTCGGTGTCTCACTGTTCAAGATGTGATTCATACGATTCGCTGGACACGATCGCATAATCTACCCCTCTCGGTTCGAGGTGCTGGACATGAGATTTTCGGACGATCGCTTGTGGAGAATGGCGTGGTGATTGATCTTTCTCAGATGAAAGCTGTTACCGTTGATCCAAACAAGCGCGTAGCTCAGATTCAAGCTGGAGCAACAGCTAGCGACCTGATTGAGGCAGCACAGAAATACGGGTTAGCAACCGTCACAGGAACAATCTCTAGCGTTGGGATGACCGGACTGACTCTGGGGGGCGGCTATGGTTCTCTGAACGGTGCCTATGGACTGGCTGCTGACAATTTGCTATCGGCACAAGTCGTCACTGCTGATGGGCAACTTATCACCGCAAACGAAGAGGAAAACGCCGACCTACTCTGGGGACTGCGTGGCGGCGGTGGCAATTTTGGAGTCGTTGTTTCCCTGGAGTTTCGCCTGCATCCGCTCACAACCGTGTTATCAGGTTTACTGCTCTATCCTTTGGAGCAAGCTAGAACTGTGTTACACCGTTTTAACGAGTTCATCGCCACCGCTCCTGATGAATTGACGATTCGGTCTGGATTCATACAGACCCCCGATGGTCAGACGGTGCTGTTTCTCTCACCGACTTATTGTGGCTCGCTCGAAATGGGTGAGCAGGCGATCGCATCTCTGCGGACTTTTGGTACAGTGCTGCTCGATCAGATGCAACCTGTTTCTTATCACGAATTAATTCATAGTAACGATGCGTTCTCTCCAAAGGGTCGTCACGGCTACCTTCAAACTCAGTCGCTTGACGGCTTACAGACGGAGACGATCGAGGCACTGATTGAACAGGGACTGCCATTGCCTTCTCCGTTTTCGGCGATTAACATCCATCACTTTCATGGAGCCGCAAGTCGGGTCGGTGTGTCCGAGACTGCTTTTGCGCTGCGTCAGGATCATCTGATGGTTGAGCTAATTGCAGCTTGGGAGTCACAGGACGACGAGCAGCGGTCTATCCAATGGGCACAGAACCTCTCACAGGCACTAGAGGGTGTTATGCACTTTTGTTAA
- a CDS encoding short chain dehydrogenase (similar to AA sequence:cyanobase_aa:Ava_C0109) yields the protein MMLKDKVALVTGGTSGIGRATAIAFGAAGAKVVFSGRRDAEGEKTAKLIRETGAECLYVHSDASNEEEIKTLVQKTVATYGQLDCAFNNAGVESPGKPLHEQSIEEFDNLMAINVRGLFLCMKYEIQQMLTQGSGVIVNNSSKAGLIGSSGFSPYAASKHAVMGMTRSAALDYPNQGIRINAVNPGLIATAMMNRLSSGSTDDVGSTVPMGRMGQAAEVAQTVVFLCSDAASYITGQPLVIDGGLTAY from the coding sequence ATGATGCTTAAAGACAAGGTTGCTTTAGTGACAGGAGGGACATCGGGCATTGGTAGAGCAACCGCGATCGCATTCGGTGCTGCTGGTGCAAAAGTCGTGTTCTCCGGTAGACGCGACGCAGAAGGTGAAAAAACCGCCAAACTGATTCGCGAAACAGGCGCTGAATGCTTATACGTTCACTCAGATGCCTCGAATGAGGAAGAGATCAAAACATTAGTGCAAAAGACGGTTGCAACCTACGGGCAACTCGACTGTGCCTTCAATAATGCAGGCGTTGAATCACCCGGAAAACCGCTACACGAACAATCGATCGAAGAGTTTGACAACCTCATGGCGATTAACGTGCGAGGGCTATTCCTTTGCATGAAGTATGAAATTCAACAGATGCTGACTCAAGGATCAGGTGTAATTGTGAATAATTCATCAAAGGCTGGTTTAATCGGTTCTTCAGGGTTTTCTCCTTACGCTGCGAGCAAACATGCGGTAATGGGGATGACACGTTCTGCTGCACTTGACTATCCCAACCAGGGAATTCGGATTAATGCCGTCAACCCCGGACTGATTGCCACTGCAATGATGAATCGCCTGAGCAGTGGCTCGACTGATGATGTAGGGTCTACGGTTCCAATGGGGCGCATGGGTCAGGCAGCAGAAGTTGCTCAGACGGTTGTTTTTCTGTGTTCTGATGCTGCCAGCTATATCACCGGACAACCTTTGGTTATCGATGGTGGACTCACAGCGTACTAA
- a CDS encoding putative transcriptional regulator (similar to AA sequence:cyanobase_aa:gll1420), which yields METKKSQTRKPRAVQGRPRAFDIDIALDQALLLFWRKGYLGTSLTDLTEAMGINRPSLYAAFGNKETLFRKALDRYRDRHTAFVRDALEEPTARRVIERLMQGAVDLVTNPGNPSICLLTQSLLACADPDDPLHQELVERRAADEIAMRDRFERAISEGDLPPDADPAALARFVLTVISGMSAQAASGASRTELLQIVQTALQAIK from the coding sequence ATGGAAACGAAAAAGTCTCAAACGAGAAAGCCTCGCGCTGTGCAGGGTCGTCCTCGCGCTTTTGATATCGACATCGCTTTAGACCAGGCTTTGCTGCTGTTCTGGCGCAAGGGCTATTTGGGAACATCGCTCACCGATCTAACTGAGGCGATGGGCATTAACCGTCCGAGTCTTTACGCCGCCTTTGGTAACAAGGAGACTTTATTCCGCAAGGCACTTGATCGCTATCGAGATCGGCACACTGCGTTCGTGCGGGATGCCCTTGAGGAACCCACTGCCCGGAGAGTGATCGAGCGGTTGATGCAGGGTGCTGTGGATTTAGTGACCAATCCAGGCAATCCGTCGATCTGTCTGCTTACACAGAGTCTGCTCGCCTGTGCAGATCCAGACGATCCGCTCCATCAGGAATTGGTAGAACGCCGAGCGGCAGACGAGATTGCTATGCGCGATCGCTTCGAGCGGGCGATATCTGAGGGAGACTTGCCGCCCGATGCCGATCCTGCTGCCCTTGCCCGCTTTGTGCTTACAGTCATCTCTGGAATGTCCGCGCAAGCCGCAAGCGGAGCCAGTCGCACGGAACTCCTACAAATTGTTCAGACAGCATTGCAAGCTATCAAATGA
- a CDS encoding two component transcriptional regulator, LuxR family (similar to AA sequence:cyanobase_aa:Ava_C0116), producing the protein MSQAIRILIADDHAIFRQGLATIINRDPEMQVIAQAENGEQAIALFEEHQPDVTLMDLRMPKVEGVAAISTICAIAKSARIIVLTTYDSDEDIYRGLQAGAKGYLWKETEPDELLNAIRTVHRGQKYIPPDVGAKLVQRLSNPELSERELEVLHSLAQGMSNAEIAAALSIGEGTVKSHINRILNKLDVSDRTQAVIVAVKRGIVSL; encoded by the coding sequence ATGAGCCAAGCCATTCGGATTCTGATTGCAGACGATCATGCTATTTTTCGGCAAGGATTAGCCACGATCATCAATCGTGACCCAGAAATGCAGGTGATTGCCCAAGCCGAGAATGGGGAACAAGCGATCGCGCTATTTGAGGAACACCAACCGGATGTCACGCTGATGGATCTGCGAATGCCTAAAGTGGAAGGAGTTGCTGCCATCAGTACCATTTGTGCGATCGCTAAATCTGCTCGGATTATTGTACTGACCACGTATGATAGTGACGAAGATATCTATCGGGGATTGCAGGCAGGCGCAAAAGGATATCTGTGGAAAGAAACTGAACCTGACGAGCTGCTGAATGCCATTCGTACCGTTCATCGAGGTCAGAAGTATATTCCGCCCGATGTGGGAGCAAAGTTGGTACAGCGCCTCAGCAATCCAGAACTGAGTGAAAGAGAATTGGAGGTACTTCACTCACTAGCACAGGGCATGAGTAATGCCGAGATTGCGGCGGCTTTGAGTATCGGTGAAGGCACGGTTAAATCTCATATCAATCGGATTTTGAATAAGTTAGATGTCAGCGATCGCACTCAAGCTGTGATTGTTGCAGTTAAACGCGGCATTGTTAGTTTGTAG
- a CDS encoding hypothetical protein (similar to AA sequence:cyanobase_aa:Ava_C0110), with protein MVKEQTVDGQASLQATANLTPAQESLQALWEEHLQYEFGTHSTEDALATMVEDAYVNHIPVMIGGVGKPALREFYSKYLIPQMPPDMELTPISRTIGTNQLVDEMVAKFTHTVWMEWILPGVAPTGKRVEVPVVAIIRFRDGKIAHEHIYWDQASVLVQVGLLDPGTLPVVGVDSARKVIDPNLPSNTLIDRD; from the coding sequence ATGGTCAAAGAGCAAACTGTAGACGGACAAGCAAGTTTACAAGCAACTGCCAATTTGACACCAGCCCAGGAGTCTTTGCAAGCACTTTGGGAAGAGCATTTACAGTACGAGTTTGGCACTCACAGTACTGAAGATGCCCTCGCTACGATGGTTGAAGATGCTTACGTTAACCACATCCCGGTCATGATTGGGGGAGTCGGGAAACCAGCACTGCGCGAGTTTTATTCCAAATACCTCATTCCACAGATGCCGCCGGACATGGAGTTGACTCCAATCTCGCGCACGATCGGAACGAATCAACTCGTCGATGAAATGGTGGCTAAGTTCACTCATACTGTTTGGATGGAATGGATATTACCCGGCGTTGCTCCCACCGGAAAACGGGTGGAAGTGCCAGTAGTAGCGATTATTCGGTTCCGTGACGGCAAAATAGCCCACGAACACATTTACTGGGATCAGGCAAGTGTATTGGTTCAAGTCGGCTTGCTCGATCCGGGTACACTTCCCGTCGTGGGCGTTGACAGTGCGCGTAAGGTAATCGATCCCAACTTACCTTCAAACACACTAATCGATCGCGACTAA
- a CDS encoding hypothetical protein (similar to AA sequence:cyanobase_aa:alr2140), which yields MYGDYQDRRSAEVYKMIKALKRELSASFGEDYLCLIFRHFPQTQIHPHAQRAAQAAEAAAAQGQFWSMHDTLFTHQQKLENGYLVEYANDLGLDIPQFLKDLSKQVHLDRINEDIESGCKSGITAAPVLFINNIRYTGRWRITELRAAIVATNH from the coding sequence ATGTATGGAGACTATCAAGACCGCAGAAGTGCAGAGGTTTACAAGATGATTAAAGCGCTCAAACGAGAGCTTAGTGCTTCTTTTGGAGAAGATTATTTATGCTTGATCTTCCGTCATTTTCCGCAAACACAGATTCATCCTCATGCTCAACGAGCAGCCCAAGCCGCTGAAGCCGCCGCTGCTCAGGGACAGTTTTGGTCGATGCACGACACTTTATTTACCCATCAACAGAAGTTAGAAAATGGTTATCTTGTCGAGTACGCCAATGATTTAGGGCTTGATATCCCTCAATTTCTCAAAGACTTGTCTAAACAAGTGCATCTCGATCGCATCAATGAAGATATCGAAAGTGGATGCAAGAGTGGAATAACGGCTGCTCCAGTTCTATTTATCAATAACATTCGATATACCGGACGCTGGAGAATAACAGAATTGAGGGCAGCCATTGTTGCTACAAATCACTAA
- a CDS encoding hypothetical protein (similar to AA sequence:cyanobase_aa:Synpcc7942_1801) produces the protein MSIFVLVHGSWHDGSAWQAVVDHLEAKGHLAFAPTIAGHGKSVDKNVNHAQCTQSIVDYIVGKDLTGIVLLGHSFAGTIIAKVAEAIPDCIRRLIFLDAFVLNDGESLRDILPPHYQALFDSLATESDDHTLVMPFELWREVLLNDATH, from the coding sequence ATGTCAATTTTTGTCTTGGTTCACGGTTCATGGCACGATGGTTCTGCTTGGCAAGCAGTCGTTGACCATCTAGAAGCAAAAGGACATCTGGCGTTTGCTCCCACGATCGCCGGACATGGTAAAAGCGTAGATAAAAACGTTAACCATGCTCAATGTACGCAATCGATCGTTGATTACATTGTTGGCAAAGACTTAACCGGTATTGTTCTCTTAGGTCATAGTTTTGCTGGAACAATCATTGCGAAAGTTGCTGAAGCAATTCCCGATTGCATTAGAAGACTGATCTTCTTAGATGCTTTTGTCCTCAATGATGGTGAAAGCCTCAGAGATATCCTTCCGCCGCATTATCAAGCGTTATTTGACTCTCTAGCTACAGAATCGGACGATCATACGCTGGTGATGCCGTTTGAGCTTTGGCGAGAAGTGCTTCTCAATGATGCAACCCACTAA